A section of the Streptomyces sp. NBC_01591 genome encodes:
- a CDS encoding holin, whose protein sequence is MASMFTAAFWVATGERTVRTAAQTLIATLGLETTGVLDVDWGQGLALAGSAALLAVLTAISASGTGGPGLTETVRERQ, encoded by the coding sequence ATGGCGTCGATGTTCACTGCGGCGTTTTGGGTTGCTACCGGGGAGCGCACCGTACGGACTGCGGCCCAGACGCTGATCGCAACGCTTGGACTCGAAACTACCGGCGTGCTCGATGTCGACTGGGGGCAGGGACTCGCGCTCGCCGGAAGTGCTGCACTCCTGGCGGTACTGACCGCGATCAGCGCGTCCGGTACCGGCGGCCCGGGGCTCACTGAGACTGTGAGGGAGCGGCAGTGA
- a CDS encoding helix-turn-helix domain-containing protein, with amino-acid sequence MPREPEPDWILEQRRTIGDRVRAHRIHANLTQERLRDLSGVERLTIQRIESGATDARIGWLLRIARAMDIHIRDLIDG; translated from the coding sequence GTGCCTCGCGAACCTGAACCCGACTGGATCCTTGAGCAGCGACGGACCATCGGCGATCGAGTCCGTGCGCATCGCATCCACGCCAACCTCACGCAGGAGAGACTGCGCGACCTGTCGGGCGTAGAGCGGCTAACCATCCAGCGGATTGAGTCCGGCGCCACCGACGCACGCATCGGATGGCTGCTCCGCATCGCTAGAGCGATGGACATACACATCCGTGACCTCATCGACGGGTAA
- a CDS encoding uracil-xanthine permease family protein, translating into MATPAKGPAEGPCSTPPEGPEVHPVDQKLHPSRLAPAALQHIAAMYAGVVTPPLIIGQAVRLDTAGQTRLIAASLLIAGVATLLQTLGVKGFVGNRLPFVNAASSAGIAPMLAISEICERETDGRTITRGLRTDGIATLIGPVFGGFPTSAFAQNVGVVSLTKVRSRYVVAAAGGALLVLGVFPVLGAVVSTVPMPVLGGAGIVLFGSIAVSGIRTLSEAGLDDSSNIILVGVSLGAGIIPLAAPAFYADFPAWAQTVLGSGISAGALVAVSLNLFFHHLGTRGGAPAPALKSS; encoded by the coding sequence ATGGCAACGCCTGCAAAAGGGCCGGCAGAAGGCCCGTGTTCCACGCCACCGGAAGGACCCGAGGTCCACCCGGTCGACCAGAAGCTCCACCCCTCGCGGCTCGCCCCCGCGGCGCTCCAGCACATCGCCGCCATGTACGCGGGTGTGGTCACGCCCCCGCTCATCATCGGCCAGGCCGTCCGCCTCGACACCGCGGGCCAGACCCGGCTCATCGCCGCGAGTCTGCTCATCGCCGGTGTGGCCACCCTCCTGCAGACCCTCGGGGTCAAGGGCTTCGTCGGCAACCGGCTGCCCTTCGTCAACGCCGCCTCCTCGGCCGGTATCGCGCCGATGCTCGCCATCAGCGAGATCTGCGAGCGCGAGACCGACGGCAGGACCATCACCCGGGGCCTGCGCACCGACGGCATCGCCACCCTCATCGGTCCCGTCTTCGGCGGCTTCCCCACCTCCGCCTTCGCCCAGAACGTCGGCGTCGTCTCGCTGACCAAGGTCCGCAGCCGCTACGTCGTCGCCGCCGCGGGCGGCGCACTCCTGGTCCTCGGCGTCTTCCCGGTGCTCGGCGCGGTGGTCTCCACGGTGCCGATGCCGGTCCTCGGCGGCGCGGGCATCGTCCTCTTCGGCTCCATCGCGGTCAGCGGCATTCGTACGCTCTCGGAGGCCGGCCTCGACGACAGCTCCAACATCATCCTGGTCGGCGTCTCGCTCGGCGCGGGCATCATCCCGCTCGCCGCGCCCGCCTTCTACGCCGACTTCCCGGCCTGGGCGCAGACCGTGCTCGGCTCCGGCATCAGCGCGGGCGCCCTGGTCGCCGTGTCGCTGAACCTTTTCTTCCACCATCTCGGCACCCGTGGCGGCGCGCCCGCCCCGGCACTCAAATCCTCCTAG
- a CDS encoding glycine-rich domain-containing protein yields the protein MGLRKTIVHKTPGTFQFRKADYPWLARIRVRVQAGGGGSAGAAAAAKQLVARNGASGGGYGESVIEVGALGDIETIVVGAGGTGGTGNNPGSAGGASSFGGVVTAAGGNPGTDGMDSGTSNTVSNGVAAPSGGSGQMTDGGGAGEGALRMAMRGMSGRGGDSRMGHGGYGRTTSGPGSAGRGYGGGAGGAFSADGKSYDGADGAVGAVVVELYG from the coding sequence ATGGGACTCAGGAAGACCATCGTGCACAAGACGCCGGGCACGTTCCAGTTCCGTAAGGCGGACTATCCGTGGCTGGCGCGGATCCGCGTCCGGGTGCAGGCGGGCGGCGGCGGTTCGGCCGGTGCCGCAGCAGCGGCCAAGCAACTGGTCGCGCGGAACGGGGCGTCCGGCGGCGGTTACGGCGAGTCCGTGATCGAGGTCGGGGCACTGGGCGACATCGAGACGATCGTGGTCGGGGCAGGCGGCACGGGCGGGACCGGCAACAACCCGGGTAGTGCGGGCGGGGCCAGCTCGTTCGGTGGGGTGGTTACTGCGGCCGGTGGGAATCCCGGTACGGACGGGATGGACTCCGGGACGAGCAACACCGTTTCTAACGGGGTTGCCGCGCCTTCCGGCGGGTCGGGGCAGATGACGGACGGTGGGGGTGCGGGGGAGGGGGCTCTCCGCATGGCGATGCGCGGGATGTCTGGCCGGGGCGGGGACTCCCGTATGGGGCACGGCGGTTACGGGCGCACAACGTCGGGTCCGGGCAGCGCGGGGCGGGGCTACGGCGGCGGCGCCGGCGGCGCGTTCAGTGCGGACGGTAAGTCGTACGACGGTGCGGACGGGGCGGTTGGGGCCGTGGTCGTGGAGCTGTACGGGTAG
- a CDS encoding nucleobase:cation symporter-2 family protein: MAATPRFRNDADAAPDGAPHRGDAPESSSPDRKHPVDETLPPLKMFTSGLQHVAAMYAGVVAPPMIVAPAVGLTAKETAFLMGASLFTAGIATLLQTLGFWRIGARLPFVNGVSFAGVTPMVAIGKDRGHDGIAVIFGAIIVASLLGFLLAPYFCKLVRFFPPVVTGTVITLIGVSLLPVAFNWSQGGNATAADYGSTTNITMAAVTLVIVLALRKLLRGFLQQIAILLGLIVGTLIAIPVGITDFGAIKDADLVGFPTPFHFGAPQFEIAAIVSMSIVMLVCMTESTADMLALGRIVGRPADERTIEGGLRADTLGSAISPLFNGFMCSAFAQNIGLVAMTKVRSRFVVAAGGGILIVLGLVPVAASVIALVPLPVLGGAGIVLFGSVAASGIQTLAAAALEKGENALIVAAAVGIGLIPIAAPEFYHAFPEDLLVVLDSGISTGCVVAIVLNLAFNHLGRKPDPEPSEREQSPAAADPVAAH; the protein is encoded by the coding sequence GTGGCAGCTACGCCCAGGTTTCGCAACGACGCAGACGCAGCACCCGATGGAGCCCCACATCGGGGCGACGCCCCCGAATCGTCCTCGCCGGACCGGAAACACCCGGTCGACGAGACGCTCCCCCCACTGAAGATGTTCACCAGCGGCCTCCAGCACGTGGCCGCGATGTACGCGGGCGTGGTGGCCCCGCCGATGATCGTGGCGCCCGCCGTGGGCCTCACCGCCAAGGAGACCGCCTTCCTGATGGGGGCGAGCCTGTTCACCGCGGGCATAGCCACCCTGCTCCAGACCCTCGGCTTCTGGCGGATCGGCGCCCGGCTGCCGTTCGTCAACGGCGTCTCGTTCGCCGGGGTCACCCCGATGGTGGCCATCGGCAAGGACCGCGGACACGACGGCATCGCCGTCATCTTCGGCGCGATCATCGTCGCCAGCCTGCTCGGCTTCCTGCTCGCCCCGTACTTCTGCAAACTGGTCCGCTTCTTCCCGCCCGTGGTCACCGGCACCGTGATCACTCTGATCGGTGTCTCGCTGCTGCCGGTCGCCTTCAACTGGTCCCAGGGCGGCAACGCCACGGCGGCGGACTACGGTTCCACTACCAACATCACCATGGCCGCGGTCACCCTGGTGATCGTGCTGGCCCTGCGCAAACTGCTGCGCGGCTTCCTCCAGCAGATCGCCATCCTGCTCGGACTGATCGTCGGCACCCTGATCGCGATACCCGTCGGCATCACCGACTTCGGCGCCATCAAGGACGCCGACCTGGTCGGCTTCCCCACGCCGTTCCACTTCGGGGCGCCGCAGTTCGAGATCGCCGCGATCGTCTCGATGAGCATCGTGATGCTGGTCTGCATGACCGAGTCCACCGCGGACATGCTCGCGCTCGGCAGGATCGTCGGCCGGCCGGCGGACGAGCGGACCATCGAGGGCGGCCTGCGCGCCGACACCCTGGGCAGTGCCATCAGCCCGCTCTTCAACGGCTTCATGTGCAGTGCCTTCGCCCAGAACATCGGTCTCGTCGCGATGACGAAGGTCCGCAGCCGCTTCGTGGTGGCCGCCGGTGGCGGCATCCTGATCGTGCTCGGGCTGGTCCCCGTCGCGGCGTCCGTCATCGCGCTCGTCCCGCTGCCGGTCCTCGGCGGCGCGGGCATCGTGCTCTTCGGTTCGGTCGCCGCGAGCGGCATCCAGACCCTGGCGGCCGCCGCACTGGAGAAGGGCGAGAACGCGCTGATCGTGGCCGCGGCCGTGGGCATCGGCCTGATCCCGATCGCCGCGCCGGAGTTCTACCACGCGTTCCCGGAGGATCTGCTCGTGGTGCTCGACTCCGGGATCTCGACCGGCTGCGTGGTGGCGATCGTGCTCAACCTGGCCTTCAACCACCTCGGCAGGAAGCCGGATCCGGAACCGTCGGAGCGGGAGCAGAGCCCGGCGGCCGCGGACCCGGTGGCCGCGCACTGA
- the pucL gene encoding factor-independent urate hydroxylase → MPTILGQNQYGKAENRVVKITRDGDTHHIKDLNVSVALSGDLDDVHYNGSNAHCLPTDTTKNTCFAFAREYGIESAEQYGIHLARHFVDSQPAIHRARIRIEEYAWERIAGSDGNSKFIGADEVKHSFVRKGQETRLAQITYSAGGDGGAKFEVLSGLKDLTVMNSTNSEFWGFVKDKYTTLQEDYDRILATSLSTWWRHNWTCDEQRMPQWEKSYEQSRKHILHAFVETYSLSLQQTLYQMGSRVINNRSEIDEIRFSAPNKHHFRQDLSAFGLENEAKDGAVYYAADRPYGLIEATILRDGCEPHIPVDMTNL, encoded by the coding sequence ATGCCCACGATTCTCGGCCAGAACCAGTACGGCAAAGCAGAGAACCGCGTCGTCAAGATCACGAGGGACGGCGACACCCACCACATCAAGGACCTGAACGTCTCCGTCGCCCTCTCCGGCGACCTGGACGACGTCCACTACAACGGCTCGAACGCCCACTGCCTGCCGACGGACACCACGAAGAACACCTGCTTCGCGTTCGCCAGGGAATACGGCATCGAGTCGGCCGAGCAGTACGGCATCCACCTCGCCCGGCACTTCGTGGACAGCCAGCCGGCGATCCACCGCGCGCGCATCCGCATCGAGGAGTACGCCTGGGAACGCATCGCCGGCTCCGACGGCAACTCCAAGTTCATCGGTGCCGACGAGGTCAAGCACTCCTTCGTCCGCAAGGGCCAGGAGACCCGCCTCGCGCAGATCACGTACTCCGCCGGAGGTGACGGGGGGGCGAAGTTCGAAGTCCTGTCCGGGCTCAAGGACCTGACCGTGATGAACTCCACGAACTCCGAGTTCTGGGGCTTCGTCAAGGACAAGTACACGACGCTCCAGGAGGACTACGACCGCATCCTCGCCACGTCCCTGTCGACGTGGTGGCGGCACAACTGGACCTGTGACGAGCAGCGCATGCCGCAGTGGGAGAAGTCCTACGAACAGTCCAGGAAGCACATCCTGCACGCGTTCGTGGAGACGTACTCGCTCTCGCTCCAGCAGACGCTGTACCAGATGGGTTCGCGGGTCATCAACAACCGCAGCGAGATCGACGAGATCCGCTTCTCCGCCCCCAACAAGCACCACTTCCGGCAGGACCTCTCCGCCTTCGGCCTGGAGAACGAAGCCAAGGACGGCGCCGTGTACTACGCCGCCGACCGCCCTTACGGCCTGATCGAGGCCACCATCCTGCGCGACGGCTGCGAGCCGCACATCCCGGTCGACATGACCAACCTCTGA
- the uraH gene encoding hydroxyisourate hydrolase, translated as MSTDTTASVSTHILDTSIGRPAAAVAITLAARSGGDAPWSTLGGSATDADGRCKDLPALPEGTTHVRLDFETEAYFAAKKQAEAQQDAPRVRDSGAFFPEVAITFAVVPGEHFHVPLLLNPFGYSVYRGS; from the coding sequence TTGAGCACCGACACCACCGCATCGGTGTCCACCCACATCCTGGACACCAGCATCGGCCGCCCCGCCGCGGCCGTCGCCATCACACTCGCCGCCCGTAGTGGCGGCGACGCGCCGTGGTCGACGCTCGGCGGATCCGCGACCGACGCGGACGGGCGATGCAAGGACCTGCCGGCACTGCCGGAGGGCACCACCCATGTACGTCTCGACTTCGAGACCGAGGCGTACTTCGCAGCCAAGAAGCAAGCCGAGGCGCAGCAGGACGCCCCCCGCGTAAGGGACAGCGGTGCGTTCTTCCCGGAAGTGGCGATCACCTTCGCCGTCGTACCGGGCGAGCACTTTCACGTACCGCTGCTGCTCAACCCGTTCGGCTACTCCGTATACCGAGGGAGCTAG
- a CDS encoding 8-oxoguanine deaminase: protein MAPSADPVSRIVIENVAIATVDAHDTEYASGHVVVAGNKIESIGAGRAPQGLENVVRRIDGTGHLVTPGLINTHHHFYQWITRGLATDHNLFDWLVALYPTWARIDEPMVRAAAQGSLAMMARGGVTTAMDHHYVYPQRAGDLSGAIIGAARDMGVRFTLARGSMDRSVKDGGLPPDFAVETLDGALAGTEATIDAHHDVSFDAMTQVAAAPCSPFSISTELLRQGAELARRKGVRMHTHGSETVEEEKFCHELFGMGPTDYFESTGWLGDDVWMAHCVHMNDSDIAAFARTGTGVAHCPSSNARLAAGIARVPDMLAAGVPVGLGVDGTASNESGELHTELRNALLINRLGAHREKALNARQALRLGTYGGAQVLGRSDQIGSLEPGKLADLVLWKLDTLAHASIADPVIALVFGAAAPVTLSLVNGKPVVEDNHLITADEDAIARATRDEARRLAQIAAGA, encoded by the coding sequence ATGGCACCTTCGGCAGACCCCGTATCCCGCATCGTCATCGAGAACGTGGCCATCGCCACGGTCGACGCCCACGACACCGAGTACGCCTCGGGCCACGTCGTCGTCGCAGGCAACAAGATCGAGTCCATCGGCGCCGGCCGGGCCCCCCAGGGCCTGGAGAACGTCGTACGCCGCATCGACGGCACCGGGCACCTGGTCACCCCCGGCCTGATCAACACGCACCACCACTTCTACCAGTGGATCACCCGGGGCCTCGCCACCGACCACAACCTGTTCGACTGGCTGGTCGCCCTCTACCCGACGTGGGCGCGCATCGACGAGCCGATGGTCCGCGCCGCCGCCCAGGGCTCGCTCGCCATGATGGCCCGCGGCGGCGTCACCACCGCCATGGACCACCACTACGTGTACCCGCAGAGGGCCGGCGATCTGTCCGGCGCCATCATCGGGGCCGCCCGTGACATGGGCGTACGGTTCACCCTCGCCCGCGGGTCCATGGACCGCAGCGTCAAGGACGGCGGACTGCCGCCGGACTTCGCCGTGGAGACCCTCGACGGTGCGCTCGCCGGCACCGAGGCGACCATCGACGCACACCACGACGTGTCGTTCGACGCGATGACCCAGGTCGCGGCCGCCCCCTGCTCCCCGTTCTCCATCTCCACCGAACTGCTGCGACAGGGCGCCGAGTTGGCCCGTCGCAAGGGAGTGCGCATGCACACCCACGGCTCGGAGACCGTGGAGGAGGAGAAGTTCTGCCACGAGCTGTTCGGGATGGGACCGACCGACTACTTCGAGTCCACCGGCTGGCTCGGCGACGACGTGTGGATGGCGCACTGCGTCCACATGAACGACTCCGACATCGCCGCGTTCGCCCGCACCGGAACCGGTGTCGCGCACTGCCCCTCGTCCAACGCCCGGCTCGCCGCGGGCATCGCCCGGGTCCCCGACATGCTCGCGGCCGGCGTCCCGGTCGGCCTCGGCGTCGACGGCACCGCCTCCAACGAGTCCGGCGAACTCCACACCGAACTGCGCAACGCCCTGCTCATCAACCGCCTCGGCGCCCACCGCGAGAAGGCCCTGAACGCGCGTCAGGCCCTGCGCCTGGGAACGTACGGTGGCGCCCAGGTGCTCGGCCGCTCCGACCAGATCGGCTCCCTGGAGCCCGGCAAGCTCGCCGACCTGGTGCTCTGGAAGCTCGACACCCTCGCCCACGCCTCCATCGCCGACCCGGTGATCGCACTCGTCTTCGGTGCGGCGGCCCCCGTCACCCTCTCCCTCGTCAACGGCAAGCCGGTCGTCGAGGACAACCACCTCATCACCGCGGACGAGGACGCCATCGCCCGCGCCACCCGCGACGAGGCCCGCCGCCTCGCACAGATCGCCGCCGGAGCCTGA
- a CDS encoding N-acetylmuramoyl-L-alanine amidase, with product MSDPLTPDRVASVLRAEGVRVVEVGNWRTHNRNSKGPWGPLNGSIVHHTVTRGTASTVAMVRDGHAALPGPLCHGMIAKDGRVHMVGWGRTNHAGGGDSKVLEQVIAESYGTRPTPPTRGNSNGVDGNARFYGWECENLGDGKDPWPKAQYDAIVRVQAALCRAHDWSAKSVIGHLEWSSDKVDPRGFTMAKLRADVAERLKHPASWNPGSDHEEDPMAGITKRDIFDAVWKTDAIGGPTDAADHSTNPTWQPQSILKDMQARIRSMDKRMAAQTAAITVLAGQVGTGADTQTVVSAVEAAIERAVIDVNINTGEA from the coding sequence ATGTCTGATCCACTCACCCCCGACCGGGTCGCTTCCGTCCTGCGCGCTGAGGGTGTCCGCGTGGTGGAGGTCGGGAACTGGCGTACCCACAACCGCAATTCGAAGGGCCCGTGGGGTCCGCTCAACGGCAGCATCGTGCACCACACCGTCACCCGCGGCACCGCCTCCACCGTCGCCATGGTCCGGGACGGACACGCGGCGCTGCCCGGCCCGCTGTGCCACGGGATGATCGCGAAGGACGGCCGGGTGCACATGGTCGGCTGGGGTCGTACGAACCATGCCGGCGGCGGCGACTCCAAGGTGTTGGAGCAGGTCATAGCCGAGTCGTACGGCACCCGGCCGACTCCGCCGACCCGCGGCAACAGCAATGGGGTCGACGGCAACGCGCGGTTCTACGGGTGGGAGTGCGAGAACCTCGGCGACGGCAAGGACCCCTGGCCCAAAGCGCAGTACGACGCGATCGTCCGCGTGCAGGCCGCGCTGTGCCGGGCGCACGACTGGTCGGCGAAGTCCGTGATCGGCCACCTGGAGTGGTCCAGTGACAAGGTCGACCCCCGTGGTTTCACCATGGCCAAGCTCCGCGCCGATGTGGCCGAGCGGCTCAAACACCCCGCGAGCTGGAACCCCGGCTCAGACCACGAAGAGGACCCCATGGCAGGCATCACCAAGCGCGACATCTTCGACGCTGTGTGGAAGACGGACGCGATCGGCGGCCCGACGGACGCGGCGGACCATTCGACGAATCCGACGTGGCAGCCGCAGTCGATCCTGAAGGACATGCAGGCCCGCATCCGGTCCATGGACAAGCGGATGGCCGCCCAGACTGCCGCGATCACCGTGCTCGCCGGTCAGGTCGGCACGGGTGCCGACACGCAGACCGTCGTCTCCGCGGTCGAGGCCGCGATCGAGCGGGCCGTCATCGACGTCAACATCAACACCGGGGAGGCGTGA
- a CDS encoding HAD family hydrolase has protein sequence MIRAVVFDVGECLVDETREYGTWADWLGVPRHTFASMFGAVIAQGRDYRDTFQEFQPGFDLYAEREKRAQAGQAEHFDETDLYPDVRPALAQLRADGLWLGIAGNQTIRAGHILRSLFTASVDLIGTSDDWGASKPDPAFFVRVAEVVPHEPGEILYVGDRVDNDLRPAVAAGMQTALIRRGPWGTIQWNTAEARDLPTFRIESLAELPEAIAKFNERAH, from the coding sequence ATGATTCGCGCAGTGGTGTTCGATGTCGGTGAGTGCCTGGTAGACGAGACCCGCGAGTATGGCACCTGGGCCGACTGGCTCGGCGTGCCACGGCACACCTTCGCCTCCATGTTCGGCGCCGTGATCGCCCAGGGGCGGGACTACCGTGACACGTTCCAGGAGTTCCAGCCCGGGTTCGACCTGTACGCCGAGCGGGAGAAGCGCGCGCAGGCCGGGCAAGCCGAGCACTTCGACGAGACCGACCTGTACCCGGACGTCCGCCCGGCCCTTGCTCAGCTCCGGGCAGACGGGCTGTGGCTCGGCATCGCAGGCAACCAGACCATCCGGGCTGGCCACATCCTGCGCAGCCTCTTCACGGCCTCCGTCGACCTGATCGGCACCTCAGACGACTGGGGCGCCAGCAAGCCCGACCCCGCGTTCTTCGTCCGGGTCGCTGAGGTCGTCCCGCATGAGCCCGGCGAGATCCTGTACGTCGGCGACCGCGTCGACAACGACCTGCGCCCGGCTGTCGCAGCCGGCATGCAGACCGCGCTGATCCGCCGTGGGCCGTGGGGCACGATTCAGTGGAACACGGCCGAGGCCAGGGACCTGCCCACGTTCCGCATCGAGTCCCTGGCAGAACTGCCTGAGGCCATCGCCAAATTCAACGAGCGAGCGCACTGA
- a CDS encoding helix-turn-helix domain-containing protein: MPQPESNVRLRSARHAAGYRSQQEFATALGVGVRQVRRWESENPPWPHPDLQQALTELLGQDMESLGFTPPAGRDRPDPVRRSLVGASVAAVGLAAVPTQAAAAMQPASVAADFEAVTRSHRRLYWSVAPATLHPATVAHATLGCALLTETAGQTRRTVAAALAESYLLAGRIEFFDLRDGDQAAKTLLLALQAAGQADDPLIGSAILAHTAFIPAWAGERDAAVERMVAARTYARRGPASAAQLAWLDAVEAECETRCGNVRTALHLIGHAEDVLAAGAEHESPAWLDWFSAVRLAAFKGNTQLKAGHLPQARTTLLGVLEDLPRTEDKQRSVIYGDLAAVEAAAGNPESACEYACRALDQLEVTWYAMGMDRVREVRRSLAPHQHEQCVRDLDERLYGWATTVSALAR, encoded by the coding sequence ATGCCACAGCCTGAAAGCAACGTCCGTCTCCGGTCGGCCCGCCATGCCGCGGGCTACCGCTCCCAGCAGGAGTTTGCCACCGCCCTCGGGGTGGGTGTCCGACAGGTCCGGCGCTGGGAATCCGAGAACCCGCCGTGGCCTCACCCCGACCTTCAGCAGGCTCTCACTGAACTACTCGGGCAGGACATGGAATCGCTGGGATTCACTCCTCCGGCTGGCCGCGACCGGCCCGACCCCGTGCGGCGCTCACTGGTCGGTGCGTCCGTGGCAGCTGTCGGGCTGGCCGCTGTGCCGACGCAGGCCGCAGCCGCCATGCAACCCGCGTCTGTCGCCGCAGACTTCGAGGCAGTGACCCGGTCACACCGGCGCTTGTACTGGTCGGTTGCCCCCGCGACCCTGCACCCTGCGACCGTGGCCCACGCCACTCTCGGGTGTGCGCTGCTAACCGAGACGGCTGGGCAGACCCGCCGCACCGTCGCCGCGGCACTGGCCGAGTCGTACCTCCTGGCCGGACGAATCGAGTTCTTCGACCTCCGCGACGGCGACCAGGCGGCGAAGACGCTCCTGCTCGCGCTCCAGGCGGCCGGCCAAGCCGACGATCCGCTGATCGGCAGCGCGATCCTCGCGCACACCGCGTTCATTCCCGCGTGGGCGGGTGAGCGAGACGCGGCAGTAGAGCGCATGGTGGCCGCCCGGACCTACGCCCGCCGCGGCCCCGCCTCCGCCGCCCAACTGGCATGGCTCGACGCCGTCGAGGCCGAGTGCGAGACGCGATGCGGAAACGTCCGCACAGCCTTGCACCTGATCGGGCACGCCGAGGACGTCCTGGCAGCAGGCGCCGAGCACGAGAGCCCGGCTTGGCTCGACTGGTTCAGCGCCGTCAGGCTGGCCGCATTTAAGGGGAACACGCAGCTGAAGGCGGGGCACCTGCCGCAGGCGCGCACCACTCTCCTCGGTGTGCTTGAGGACCTGCCCCGTACCGAGGACAAGCAGCGCAGTGTCATCTATGGAGATCTCGCCGCGGTCGAGGCGGCGGCCGGAAATCCGGAATCGGCGTGCGAATACGCGTGCCGGGCGCTCGATCAGCTCGAGGTCACTTGGTACGCAATGGGAATGGACCGGGTGCGTGAGGTGCGCCGGTCGCTGGCCCCGCACCAGCACGAGCAGTGTGTGCGGGACCTCGACGAGCGGCTGTACGGGTGGGCTACGACGGTCAGTGCGCTCGCTCGTTGA
- a CDS encoding helix-turn-helix transcriptional regulator: MAGRRGSGSSTAAGTATDRRAIGDHIRTVRNHRNLTQEGFAKAVGLDRKTINRIEQRPAQTSSGSNTRPDPGRRRPRVRAGTPSATAARAAAAGGRSGAAAARRWFGGP; the protein is encoded by the coding sequence CTGGCTGGTCGCCGGGGCAGCGGATCGTCCACCGCGGCTGGGACAGCCACCGACCGCAGGGCTATCGGAGATCACATCCGCACCGTCCGCAATCACAGGAACCTCACCCAAGAGGGATTCGCCAAGGCCGTCGGCCTGGACCGCAAAACCATCAACCGGATCGAGCAGAGACCAGCCCAGACCTCGTCCGGGAGTAATACCCGCCCGGACCCCGGCCGCCGCCGGCCTCGGGTACGGGCGGGAACCCCGTCTGCGACTGCTGCGCGAGCTGCAGCCGCGGGCGGGAGATCAGGAGCGGCGGCTGCTCGCCGCTGGTTCGGCGGGCCATGA
- the uraD gene encoding 2-oxo-4-hydroxy-4-carboxy-5-ureidoimidazoline decarboxylase, which produces MTSSSTPGLARFNTLADDEATTALHAVCAAAAWGREILSRRPYATAEALLRVSDAATAALTTEDLADAMAGHPPIGRPKPGDPTSSREQRGMAGATEELKAEMLELNLAYQERFGHVFLICATGATGEQMRDAVKSRIGNSPEQERGIVRTELGKINRIRLTRLVTEGE; this is translated from the coding sequence GTGACTTCGAGCTCCACACCGGGCCTCGCCCGGTTCAACACCCTGGCGGACGACGAGGCCACCACCGCGTTGCACGCGGTGTGTGCCGCCGCGGCATGGGGAAGAGAGATCCTCTCCCGACGCCCGTACGCCACCGCGGAAGCCCTCCTTCGTGTCAGTGACGCCGCCACGGCCGCACTGACCACGGAGGATCTGGCCGACGCGATGGCCGGTCACCCGCCGATCGGCCGCCCGAAGCCCGGAGACCCGACCTCCTCCCGCGAACAGCGGGGGATGGCAGGCGCCACCGAGGAACTCAAGGCCGAGATGCTCGAACTGAACCTGGCCTACCAGGAGCGGTTCGGACATGTCTTCCTGATCTGCGCCACCGGAGCCACCGGTGAGCAGATGCGCGACGCGGTGAAGTCCCGGATCGGGAACTCGCCCGAGCAGGAGCGCGGGATCGTGCGCACCGAGCTGGGCAAGATCAACCGCATCCGGCTGACCCGTCTCGTAACCGAAGGAGAGTGA